The Nitrospiraceae bacterium genome has a window encoding:
- a CDS encoding amidohydrolase family protein, whose translation MLSTAKQLIDCHVHLAALPERGNGCFISPKLLKSPLFRFLLWKQDLSPTDPAEANRRYIDHLATELRASAHVGKAVLLGMDGFYDQTGLLNRQHTEFLVSNDYVFRQTNAYPDLFLAGPSINPQREDAVDEVHRCADAGAVLVKVLPNAQHFNPADPKYRSFYRALADRRLPLLSHVGFEFSLIGKDQSVGEPDRLRLALDEGVTVIAAHACSYGLMLYEKFLPTLHEFAAHYPNFYADISALTLPNRMKMLLHLRRCPDLHGRLLFGTDYPLSVFHLAAWGRVGLRALSKIVQTDNRFDRQVMLCRALGVNFISIGDMLTRPTAPTA comes from the coding sequence ATGCTTAGCACGGCAAAGCAACTGATCGACTGCCACGTCCACCTGGCGGCGTTGCCGGAGCGCGGCAACGGCTGCTTCATTTCCCCGAAACTCCTCAAGAGTCCGCTCTTTCGGTTTCTGCTCTGGAAACAGGATCTCTCCCCGACCGATCCGGCTGAGGCCAACAGGAGATATATCGACCATCTCGCGACGGAACTCAGGGCCTCGGCCCATGTCGGCAAGGCCGTGCTGCTCGGCATGGACGGGTTCTACGACCAGACCGGCCTGCTGAATCGGCAACACACCGAGTTCCTCGTCAGCAACGACTACGTCTTCCGCCAAACCAACGCGTACCCAGACCTATTCTTGGCCGGGCCATCGATCAACCCGCAGCGGGAGGACGCCGTCGATGAAGTCCATCGTTGCGCGGACGCCGGCGCGGTGCTCGTGAAGGTCCTGCCGAACGCCCAGCATTTCAACCCTGCCGACCCTAAGTACCGTTCGTTTTATCGGGCACTGGCCGATCGCCGACTGCCGCTCCTCAGCCATGTCGGGTTCGAGTTCAGCTTGATCGGGAAGGATCAATCCGTAGGTGAACCGGACCGGCTGCGGCTCGCTTTGGATGAAGGCGTCACGGTCATCGCGGCCCATGCCTGCAGTTACGGCCTGATGCTCTACGAAAAATTCCTTCCGACCCTGCACGAATTCGCCGCACACTACCCGAACTTTTATGCCGATATTTCTGCGCTGACGCTGCCGAACCGCATGAAGATGTTGCTCCATCTTCGCCGCTGTCCGGATCTCCATGGCCGGCTGCTCTTCGGTACGGACTATCCGCTCTCGGTCTTTCATCTCGCCGCCTGGGGGCGTGTCGGACTGAGGGCCTTGTCGAAGATCGTGCAGACCGACAACCGGTTTGATCGGCAGGTAATGCTCTGCCGGGCGCTCGGGGTGAATTTTATCTCGATTGGGGATATGCTGACGCGGCCGACCGCGCCAACAGCGTAA
- a CDS encoding sigma-70 family RNA polymerase sigma factor gives MDRDHILSRLRERILAFATSRLSRDLAEDLTQEVLIVLQEKYGSVRELTELVPLSFQILRFKMLDEHRKSLRRGLYNQESIEALPLADPADDPASQLDQKQRVDRLVSAIAQLGERCRELFRWKLEGKTFPEIQRLMNQTSINTIYTWDLRCRKQLLDLMGGTWDAPGIRR, from the coding sequence ATGGATCGAGACCACATCCTCAGCCGCTTGCGTGAAAGGATTCTCGCATTTGCGACATCACGTCTTTCGAGGGACCTCGCGGAGGACCTGACGCAGGAGGTGCTGATCGTCCTGCAGGAGAAATACGGCTCCGTGCGGGAGCTGACCGAATTGGTTCCACTCTCGTTCCAGATTCTCCGCTTCAAGATGTTGGATGAACACCGAAAGAGTCTCCGTCGCGGATTGTATAATCAGGAAAGCATCGAAGCGCTGCCGCTGGCCGACCCGGCGGACGATCCGGCCTCGCAACTCGACCAGAAGCAGCGAGTGGATCGGCTTGTCTCCGCGATCGCGCAACTTGGGGAACGGTGCCGGGAACTCTTCCGTTGGAAACTGGAAGGCAAGACCTTCCCCGAGATCCAACGGCTGATGAACCAAACCTCGATCAACACGATCTATACTTGGGATCTCCGTTGCCGAAAACAGTTATTGGATCTCATGGGCGGGACATGGGACGCCCCCGGGATCAGGCGATGA
- a CDS encoding PAS domain-containing protein: MFLISAIGIAVVITLLHYENTRRTLEEVKGLARNILQSIPTGILTLNGQEIITAVNPAAESVLKRPSAALQDHRHITHNDMPAECRRLSAILDTLQKFAGPDSMGRHEIHLQDLIEHIASPMRIEADARGITIEQSVDGDLPLVMGDETQISQVLANVIVNAFHAMPQGGRCRISACERRREGIS, translated from the coding sequence GTGTTTCTAATCAGCGCGATCGGCATCGCCGTGGTCATCACTCTGCTTCATTATGAGAACACCCGCCGAACCCTCGAAGAGGTGAAGGGCCTGGCACGCAATATTCTTCAGAGCATTCCGACCGGAATCCTGACCTTGAACGGACAGGAGATCATCACGGCGGTCAATCCGGCGGCCGAATCGGTCTTGAAACGACCTTCGGCCGCACTGCAGGACCATCGGCACATCACGCACAACGATATGCCCGCGGAATGCCGCCGGCTCTCCGCCATTCTGGACACCTTACAAAAGTTCGCCGGGCCAGACTCAATGGGTCGCCATGAGATTCACCTGCAGGACCTCATCGAGCACATTGCCTCCCCCATGAGAATCGAGGCGGACGCGCGTGGGATCACGATCGAGCAATCGGTCGATGGGGACCTTCCGCTCGTCATGGGAGACGAAACCCAGATCAGTCAGGTGTTGGCGAACGTCATCGTGAATGCCTTCCACGCGATGCCGCAGGGCGGGCGATGTCGAATCAGCGCCTGCGAGCGCAGGCGGGAAGGGATATCCTAG